The Aedes albopictus strain Foshan chromosome 2, AalbF5, whole genome shotgun sequence region tcggaggcgcatcatcagcggaagtcgggcctactacgggctccagaagaaactgcggtcgaaaaagtttcacccacgcaccaaatgcaccatgtacaaaacgctaataagaccggtgatcctctacgggcacgagacatggaccatgctcgaggaggacctgcaagcactcggagttttcgagcgacgcgtgctaaggacgatcttcggtggtgtgcaggagaacggtgtgtggcggagaagaatgaaccacgagctcgctgcactttacggcgaacccagcatccagaaggtggccaaagccggaaggatacgttgggcacggcatgttgcaagaatgccggacaacaaccctgcaaagctggtgtttgcaacggatccggttggcacaagaaggcgtggagcgcagagagcacgatgggcggaccaggtggagcgtgacttggcgagcattgggcgcgaccgaggatggagagcggcagccacgaaccgagtattgtggcgtaccattgttgattatgtcttatcttaatgatgttgaacaaataaatgtatgtatgtacctaacattgttagtcggtatgtgcatcagcatcctttttgacctgatgcaaagcgctcttcaggtagttaatccgagtaaaacatctattgtttttCACGGAATGGCGAAACCATGATGGCGTTCGAtcattgcgtctctttgattctgaaatgaaTGTGACTGATCAGATAAAGTACGTTAGACTAATTTTTGATTCCAAGATTTCTtgggagttcagaatcaagaaacctCGTATGGCCTTCGGggaatgccggcgaacctttggtaaaacttggggtctaaacccaAGTATCAAatagatttacacaactgttgttcgaccaatattggcctatggatgtcttgtgtggtggcaaaaggacgAATAATCCCATCAAAAGTAGGAAATCTCCAGAGGATGTGCTTAACGGCGATGTCTGGAGTGTTCACTTCAACTCCCAcaacagcgctcgaagttctctttgacgttgccccactacacattcatctcaaacaagaagccctttcttgcacttaccggttacgggtactcggtttactagaggaaacttctgtgaaccgcagatcaacacacacctcgttggtgtggtgaattgggacaaagttgtccttgatCTAAGTGATCTTACATTGCTTGTAATTATccatatagaacattttccatgaaattcccttCTGAAATCCTGTTACACtgattagggggcatccatttagtacgtcacgctaaaaatgggaatttttaacccccctctccccttcgtacgggtttttcctatacttaatacattgcttgtcacacttttcagaaccccccctccccctctaaaCGTGACGTACTTTATAGATGCCCCCTttctcccttctcgaaggtcgagctgaAGCTGGAgtctactctcgtgagctaaggttacataggtcttactcacttggtagacaatgCACCGTTTTCCAGGtcaaaatctttgctcttatgtgcggagtgcaatcagcacttcaggcATCACGTAATGGACAAAATAATATTATATAGTTCTGTTctgatagccaggctgctattaaagcacttgcttcggccatctCTAGGTCcaagttagttatcgcttgtcgaattcaaatcgaggagctgaattcagcaaacgctgttcaccttctatgggtatcatgtcattcttccatcgctggagatgaaatggctgatgagttagctcacgctggagcatcacatgacttcgtaggccctgagccagctattccgatatcgaagtgttaggaaaagcttcagattgacacctgcactgccactcagcacaaacaatactggaatagtttggagtcatgccgTCAAGCAAAATTGGATTggactgagccatctctaggggtggcgaagtgtctaaggggctgttcataaaccacgtagaccaaaatttggccatcttagaaccccccctccccctcgtagactttcgtccatacaaaaattttgaaattagtATGGAGCGTAGAATTTGGTCAGATCACCCCGCTCccccaaaaaagtctacgtggtttatgaacggcccctaactaATCTGGTTATGCAgagttgcagcatgctggtcaaagcattgactggtcactgcagctatcacatggtgaatattcaGCAAGTTGACTTCGTATcaattgatatgtaactgtctagtttttgcgcaactgcgtttccgagtactcggtgaacacttattaagtgaaaccgacttcagaaacctgagtcCCTTCATGACGTTCTGTTGGTCATgaaccgctgtggtaaagagctataggctctctttgcgCTTTATGCATTATAATAGTGgcattttcagggcgctgtttcgtGTTCATTGCGatggtacaaatttcccaaatggaagagcacgtgcctctggagccgacctactgatacctgagcaTACCTGATACACTGGTTTCTGAGTAGGAATCTTCTTGTTGTTACCGCTAGACAGATCGTCTGCGTTGCATGAGCAATCGCAATACAAATTCCGGCTTGTCGAAGTGCGAGGTCAGCCATTCCTGAGGGCTATCCATGACCCTGGGCTGTGGCCCTCTTCCTCCGTGTTCAACCTTGTACCGAATCGCCTCTGTAGGTATACCCATCGTCATCACGCCATTCTGAGGTACTTTTGTCGCTCATcagaaattttcatcaaatcattAGCAGTTCTATAAATTTCCATCCCAAAGAAAATCGTAGCAACCAGCGTTTTTCACCATTTCCTGtcattagaaaaaaaattctTCGCCCACGCTGACGTCCGGTTTTGAAGCTCCCGAAAACCTGAAGCAGAATGCCCGCCGTAGTACCGAAAAAATTCTACCGAAATGTGTTCCGAGGAGTGTCCTACTACACTCGGGGTCAGAAAAGGCGTAAGTTCTCCTACACCTGAATAGCGTAACTTTAGAATTAATCGGATTCTTTTTTGATCAGCCTGTAAACTGTCGGAGTTGGTCGCGTATGTCTACCTGAAAAATGGTCGAGCTCTTCCAGCGAATCGCATTGAAGTAATCGTGAAGAACGCCCTAGCCGATTTGTGCTCGTCCGGGGTCATCAAAAAGAGTCGGGACCGCTACCAGTTGTCGGATGTGCTTGTGAGAGATGCTTCCATTGCTGGTCCAAGCACAAGCGGTGCAACGAACAAAACCACTCGAAGAACAGCTTCCACTAGCCGCAAAACGAAGGCTCCGGCTAAGCGAACCAAAAGATCTCGCAGGGGACCCGTTGATGCCGAGGGACCAGAAGAGGAGGATGCGAGTGATGGTGAGGATGAGCAAGAGGCGGAGCCAGAGCCGCAACCATTCCTGCATCGGCCGTTGAAAATGGAGCGAGAAGACTCCGACGAAAGCGACGCGAATGATGGTGCAGGGCCAGCGACTACGACGACAACGGGGAACTCAGCTGATCAACAGGCACCAAACAGCTCGTAAATAGTATGAAACTCATGTACAGATAACAAACATGTTTTATATAATCTTTTTTTAATGGCAGATGGTTTTCGTGGTTCAATTTTTGGTGAAGCCGTCAAAATCCATTATATTTTATAGTAATTTATTATTTCTAGAATAAATACGTGATAGAAAAACTTACTTGTAATGATTTGCTGCTTGCTCAAATTGGCCAAGAAATATGTGAGAATTTCCCAGGTTGCTGTTTGCGCGCCGTTCTGCTGCTTTGTCGCCAAATTCCCTCGCAATCCGTAACCGCTCCTGGTGATGTTCGATGGCAGTTTCAAAGTTTCCCAAAAGGTAATAAGTATTTCCCAGGTTTCCGCAGGCCCGTCCCTGAGCTCCCCGATCGCCCAGTTCCTTCATAAGTGTCAGGTTCTGCTGGTAATATTCAACGGCTTGCATGAGTGATTCTTTCACTTCGTCGGAAAAATCTCCCGGATCTTTTTGACCCAGCTGTTTGCCTTTGGCGTGATATACATTGCCCAGATTGTACAAGGCGCGGCCTTCCGAGAGTCGATCGCCGAGGGACTGTGCAATGGCCAAGTGTCGCTGACAGAAGATCGCAGCCTCGTCGAAGCGACCCATCACCTTGAGCGTATTGCCCAGATTGCCGGAAGATTTGGCCTCGCCTAGCTTATCGTTCATCGAGCGGGCCAGCGTGAGGTCGTGCTTGTGGTATTGCATCGCTTTGGTGTAATCTCCGAGATAGAAATAGGCATTTCCCAGCTGACTGTATATGGCACTCAGTGTCCGCAGGTCGTCGGTTCCGGCTTGGATTGCCGCCTGGAAGAATGCCACTCCAGCACGACAATCTCCAGATTTGCACAGACGTTCACCTTCCAGGGCCAATTCCAGGCACATTGAAGATCCATCGTTATTCtaaaaatagttcaaaagaaAAACGAAAATGTTGATGTTAGCACAATAGGGAAAAAAAAGGAAATATCTTTACTTAGTTGGGTTAATTATGACTATATTCAATAACGTCCAGACAAATATTTAGCAAGTAATCAGCCCAAATTAAACAGTAGAAATGTTCGTTCCATCTACAGCTTTATTCGCATGCGAACGAGAAGCAGGTGCGCAACCGAAATTAGTAAATTAAATAATAACTGTATTTTGCTTCTCAGACAATAACAGACTGAGCATTACGCGCCCAGTTGGTAGAGCACCTAGAAATAATAAAGCAAACATCCGCTCGCTTGGGAGAAGGCTAAAACAAATTCACATTTGGTCCGACTGAACTTTATGGGCTGAAGCGAGCAACCATTCAAGCGGCGTAAATCGGTTTTGGTTAAATGTGAAAGATTCAAGACTGAGGTCTTAGCTGCTTTACGGGTCTGCATGGTTACAATGATTACAACGATTAGgggtcgtgcacaaattacgtcacgcttttagggggggagggggggtttggcaAAACGTGACGAGCCATACATAAAGTTTTagggtctcatacaaaaagtgtgacataggggggaggggggtttaaaaaggtcgattttagcgtgacataatttgtgtattacCCCTTATATCAaattagttatttatgcaactagttgcaaaatgatgatttttacagaacGAGTTATACATTTATCTAACGAAGCTAgcaaatacgacgagtgctgtaaaaatcgagttttgcaatgagttgcatatttacaacattttttgcaatattCACTAGAATATCATCATTCTCATTAATACCATCGTGCGAACGGCCACGTGCTCGGACACGAAATTTAGATCTACCAAGCTGTGCTATATGGCTGCAAAACAGTGAGTCGATAAAGAAAGCGTCcagcatagctctggtcctcacaacttcctacctcatgcttccacgggtcaagcgatgacaaagaccgccagctaagagttgtatgctTCAGCTACGTTCAgctgaggaggtacgtctcgagcgtctgttcaccaaggaggtgcggctgaaacagcgtctgttctggcatccagcggctgagtatgaaatgctcctccaccggaagctatacctaaggtggcagccttaCTACGGTGGATAGGGAACCTtaagccaacaacctactgtttccgaaaccaaaaaaccgttacagaaaccgaaaataaaaGATTACGGACTGATTcaccggcaacgacttttagcgcgaaacaacggacaagaattggaacttggaatgtattaaccctagcccagcagggtaaactggcacaactaggcaatgaggcatgccgtatgaagctggagatcctaggactgagcgaagtccgatggccgaactttggagaacaccgATTGGCGTCacgtcaaattctgctatactctgacctacgaggtgaacacgctcctcgccaccgtggagtgggtttcctgctcagcgctcacgcccacgctgcgctcataaagtgggaacctattaatgagaggataattgtagccagattcagaacacgggttcgaaaccttaccatgatccaatgttacgcgccaaccgatgctgccgaattgcaagataaaaagaacttggacaagactccgaaaggtgatatcaagatcctcatgggcgacttcaacgcgaaggttggttccgacaactcgggctatgagcacgtcatgggcagagccgtagcgtggtcccacggcgcccttggcaagcatccagattggcgccccacgacaattagacattattattttgctaaatttgtttattcaaagttatgtgtacgttttcgaagttttcaaagaGTACGAAcagattttgcatttcaagaatcatacttagaccagcacaatagttaaaaatgacatttaaaattcttaaaatgtatgatgcatacatttctaaaggaaatcttagtttttttattttatttttaaaaatactgaattgaatttcaggagcattcagaaatcctcaaacgtttttactattttttggctatagcttcaactggttttaccagaatttcctAATAACTTCACCacaagtttcttctgaagttcaatcaaaatatttcttagaaaattttcagaaatcattagaCAAAAATGGATATGaagtaataccaggagaaattcctgaaggatgaagttttgttgaaatctccggaagaatttttgctggattcattgaatgaaattatgaaagagattgcggaggaattcctgcatttatccgcatgaataaatgattaaaattttcaagaaatttaagtaagcattctaaatggaatttaaggagtatttttttgcaggaattcatggagcaattcgtaaagaaatgcctGATATGCTAATGCCCTTAATAGTTTGTAGAGGACCATTAGAAGAGTTAAAAAAACTTggcagaatatttgaaggaatctctgaaaaagtttcttaaggaatttttggaggaatttctgaagaaatctatgaatggcattcagaagaaagctttggagaaattttggatgaagtcaattgcagattttctaacggaaaacctgtagaaattttcaaattattccaaatttataattttatggaggaatttataaagacattcatgaaaagttttctagtgaaattctagcagaaatttatggatcaatCCCTAGTAAGCATGATACAGTTTCATATaagattttatttcaaaaattcctagaagaatttctgaaataattcattcttagagggacttctgaaggaatccctgaagtgatttctaatggaatctctacagaatttttcataggaatccatggaggaattactaaagaaatctattgaagggttaTTTAGTAATCCTTATAcacattttttgcaggaatccattgaaggaaattattaaatatccatgtataaatgtcgagaggaatcctttgactttgagaaaatgacatggttcatctacctaggtaggaccgataggacaattgaacgaatttgaatatttttaatagtatttgtagcgggatgaaagttgacatgaaatctttattattttaaaattttatcacaatcaactgaccaacttggcgtatttttgattatctcttagatgttcagaagttcagttacatgtttctgtggattttggaccgatgacaatttaaggacacaagagatgaacacaagtagaaaacgattagcgaaatcaagaaaaacaatttgatacaggatcgactatattttaacatacagggttcgattgattcgatgaaaaaaaaaacaacatacgacaactgacttaacgaggagaaaaacatatttaaccataccacaaaatcaaacaaggagacaaacacaaaccgtgtgaccataacactacataggcaaatcttgactgactgaccaattgaaaactttccaatcttctaccgtatctttctgagtcagttgcaacagtgtcttaatggatatcattttccgcgtacggctggcaaactgcttctgaaagattacgtactcttttctatcttcgggtctagtgtagaggtttcaactctattcagagtgcagctagaaacctagcaaaaaaaaaaaaaaaaaaaaataaatgtcgagaggaatcctttgactgattcctgaataaatccctagataacttcctgaaaacctccctgaaggcatttctaaagggattcttcgagaatttttagtaagaatctccagaagaattctttatttgctttttttaaataatttttaatataagattttgagagaatttctggagaaattctttgaaatgtttttaaagaaatttcttgagaaaattctgaaatagtttttgaaagatttgctTAAAGAAGCCCagcaaaaaatccgaagaaatacctggtgaaatttatgaagaaattcccgaaatattttatttgtttgaaGGGAATGAACAGCGTCgtctgaatatttttcatttaaaatacttgttaaaacactctaaaatatgtcaataaataagtttccagtaattttcagagaaaaactttcactagaattttgaaaacttattgattTTGCTTGCTCgttaaaaaacaactaaaataacttcaaaagtaaaaaaaacaagctaaattcccaggtaacatcatgataaataatctagcgaacgaatttttgagaataacGTAATGTTTTTACATTACACTCGATCAATCTTAGATATTTTTTGCAATTCAGCACTATAAATTATTGTTTTACACTTGCCGTTTTGGCaccgaaacggcctacttttttgcactatatcaaacagttgcattatggttcataatgcaactcatttcggttgcattatgaaccataatgcaattgtttgatcaacaatCTGAGTTTCCACATTGGTTGCCACCGTTTCATCGGTTAGAGCttgcaaaactgtgacggttatagttggttatagcacagcttgcttgatccaaaCTTCAGGTCTAGTAGGTATGTTGGAGCACGTGGTCGGTCTCATTGAACTTCCGCGAAACATGATGGTACTGacggaaatgatcatattctagtaaataattttggtcattgcaaaaaatgttgtatgcaactcgttgcaaaactcgatttttacagcactcatcgtatttatccaactcggcaagcctcgttggataaatgtacgactcgtgctgtaaaaatcatcattttgcaactcgttgtataaataactattgaagtcttggtaacatacaagaaaacaatagcatcataaTATTCCTTCTAGCCTTttaccttttcggcgccccttagaggctggtgcccttggcgggggccaacctggccaaccccacgctacggctctggtcatgggacgccatggtctcggagaaatgagcgaaaacggagagccgtttgcagagttttgtggcaacaatgacatgatgaTTGGGTGATCGCTGTTTCCTTATCGACcattgcacaaagtgacatgggtttcccgtgatggcgtcacggaaaatcaaatcgaccacatctgcatcagccgaaaatggagaaggagccttcttgatgtgtgaaacaaacgtagcgctgaccatcatctcctaatcggcgagatccgactgcgcattgctaggatccatcgacagtaggagaaaatcgggcgccggttcaacacacgccaactggaagacgctacggtgaaaaggtccttcgtcgaggagctagagtaccgaccgtgctgcggatattccagaaggtggaagcgtagaagatcaatgcagCAGCAGCGCCATCAAGaaagccttcatcgccaccggatgagctacgcacccggagaaagcagtggatgatacagatgatacctggagaaagatagaggagcgaaggaacatcaaggtcgcgatagagcgagcaaaatTACGGGGAGccatagcccgtcagcgctattcgactctcgagaaggaagtgaaacgttcatgtagacgggacaaaagagcgtgggcggactccctagccgacgaaggcgagaaagccgctaaCACCGGCAACATCCttttcctctacgatgtctcacgtctggacacgtctggacagttactgaccgatccggctgaccagttgaaagcATTTGAGCACTTCGGCaatctttttcaagtgtcggccacgccaccaacacctcagcatgatccgccaagagttcgacgcattacccgtgtcaatacCGAAGCTCCAAcaatgcaggagatagaaacagccatccgtagcataaaATCGAACAGGGTCCCGGGGTTCGATCACATATCAGTAGAGATGCTTAAAGCTGACCCCGTACTAtcagcacaactgctgcatcaagtatcttgcaacatatgggaagccgcgacatttccggccgactggatacaaggcgtcttagtaaaggtacccaaaaaggctgacctgactgtatgcgataattagcggggcatcatgttactgtgtatcgttctcaaagtcctctgcaaagtgatgctTAACTGGATACaatagaagattgacgcaactctccgatggcagcaagcaggattccgtgccggacgattc contains the following coding sequences:
- the LOC109398700 gene encoding uncharacterized protein LOC109398700 codes for the protein MPAVVPKKFYRNVFRGVSYYTRGQKRPCKLSELVAYVYLKNGRALPANRIEVIVKNALADLCSSGVIKKSRDRYQLSDVLVRDASIAGPSTSGATNKTTRRTASTSRKTKAPAKRTKRSRRGPVDAEGPEEEDASDGEDEQEAEPEPQPFLHRPLKMEREDSDESDANDGAGPATTTTTGNSADQQAPNSS